The genomic segment AATCAGCCTATATTCACTTGTCCGTAAAAAGCTTTCGAATTTCCTTCCCCAGCAGAAgcatgatttattattttgggATAGCTGAGCATCCCATTTCATCTGGAGAGACCTCGAATACTAATTGTCTTATACACCCAAGTTCTCTACAGGTTTTAATACATCTCAACAGATACCGTGACCCCAAACTCCAGTCCTTGAGAGTTCGCAGGACTTATTCGATAATACTTGCAACAGAGAGCTCAGCAAACTTCGAATGGCTGGATATTCCTAACAATCTTCCGATGGCAATTCATAGTAATATTAAGTTAGCTTCATTTAATACCTTAAAGAAAAATGCAGTGATGCATTCTTAATTCGTCGAAGCAGGGAGAAATACGTGGAGAAAACCAAAATTTCcataaaggaataaaaaaacacagcCTATTCAACATGCTTGCACATTAACTACAGCCTCCATAAAACACAGGAGCAACAGAAGTATCAACCACTAATCCATACAGGGCAAGTCAGtcaaaaacagaataaaatcTTCACTATTACATCATTCACAGCAATCAAGTCAGGGAGAGCAAGAGAGAAGGTGGGTGGGAAAGGAGGGGGAGAAATGGTGAGAGGAGTAAACATTACCTATGGCTTACGAGGAGGAGAACTGCTGCTGCTACTGTTACTGCTGCTTCTTCCTCTCAAGGGCCTACAAGAAAAAGATTTCCCATGAGTACAGAGCAGAACTACAACCAACAGGAAGTAACAGCAGTATGATTCAAACTTCACAACAAGCCAAACGCCTGGACAAAAAATCCCTTCAAGTTTCAAAAGCAGTTATTTAACTAATACATCCAATATGACTGAGATTGAGTAGATAATTATTGGTTACATTCGTTACATTCAAGTGAACTATAAAATCTAGAAAAGCCAAAcataaacagagagagagagagctctcACTTTCCACTTTCTTCAGTTATGCAACTTTCTTTTGCatgaaaatcaagttaaattgaCTATAGAATGACCCTTACACAGAATGCTAGCACATTTTAACTATTCCTTATGCATCCCTAGGTAGAAAAAAATTTCCACGTCTGCTAACATCACCAAAGATCCTTGCATATTAAACACACCCTTCAAAATTAAGcttataaatcataaaaaaaccatgcattGCATAATGGATTTTGACATTGATACCACATAAGTGATAACTAAGAAGCAACACCCATATCAAAACCAAAAGGTTAAAATGTGTGCTTATATCCTAATTGCCTTTTTCAGTGTCCGGAGCACTCAATGCCTGGAGTGATGACAGATGCCTGTGGCCTCTAATCCTAAGGTATTGGGTAAAACTTCTGTTCTATACTTCTAGGTCATTCACAGTTCTCAGTGAAGCCCAGGAATAAATAATAATCTGAGCAAGTGTACACCAGTAACTTCCATACTCTCTTTCACTCTTTTTCCAAACAGAATCCCCAACCCCTTATCCctctttttaaataacaataatagaaaatttTGAATGCATAGTGGTCATTCAACCAACATGTGCATATGTGAGCAAAACATGGATCTTAATGAGTTACAAACAATGAAAGGACAAAATGGTCCTAATATGGACATCTTCTATCAGACATGAAAGTCATGTAAAGAATAATGGAAAAATCTATATAGactaaaaaggaagaaaatgaattaCCTTCTAGGACTGCGACTCCTTGATATCTTGCGAGTTGCCTGTTACAATTGAACAGACAAAaccaattaataaaaataatgaaaaggtTCTTGCAGGAAAACACAGAAAACCTATAGCACCAACCTTGCGTGGACTAGGTGATCCAGAGTATGATGAAGACCTCCCACGCCTTGCAACTGGAGCTCGGCCCCTGCCATATTTAAACACCAAGCAGAAAAAGATAACATGATGAGAGACATCATATGCAACACCAAGGAATGTAACAAAAATATTCCGAGATCATACGTTTGTTTTACAATGACATAATAGAATAGGAGGTTCAATCAAATATTGCTATTCATTTTCCAAAGCAAGTAAAGCATATTCACTTAAGCTGAAAAGGCCACACTAGTAAAAGGATGTTGGCTCCACATTTATAAAAGTGGTAGAAGTTCAGAAAACAGTCCAGGGTATCTTGTTTCAGCTTCATCTTCTTTAAAATACAAGTCTGAACCCAAAACTAATTCAAAATGCCCCTTATGCGCTAGCATGAAAGTGTCAAACAAAAGAGTGCACATTATATCATCAAACTTAGTGAAATTCACTAAGGACTTTAACTTCAAATTTACACAAATAAGTGTAGGAAAACCCACAGACATTTGCTTGAATAAATCTGACGGGAAAGAAAgttgaggggaaaaaaagggagataaaataatatttaccaaACAAGGTTTATTTCAGAAAACATGAAACTCATATCTTGGGTATTTGATGTTACCTTCGTGGAGAGAGTGACCTTGAGCGAGAACGAGCTGGTCGACGAATTGGAGAGCGGCTACGTCTACGGAGTGGAGACCTTCTTGGAGGACTACGAGCTCGTCGAGGAGGTGTGCTGTagtaaaggaaaaggaattgtcaaaagttattatccaaagtatataaaatttgtatttatttacaaCGAAGAAAACATATGAAACAATGGCTTTGAAGAATTTCAGGTTTTAGATTGCAGTAATTTGATAGATATAATTACCGCCGCCTTGGAGGAGGAGAACGCCTGCGCACAGGGCTACCACGCATCCTTCTGGGTGAGGTCCTAGGGAGAGATGACAATGTGGCATTAGCTTCAAAATACTAATGATATCACAGAACCAAACATGTAATAGATAGTCAACTACCTACCTCAAAGGGGACCTATATCTCCTTGGAGGTGAGGATGGAGAACGACCTCTGGCTGGTGATGCAGGTCTCCGCCTTGGAGGTGTCTCACCACGACGATAAGGAGACTCTACTCGGCGACGACCAGGAGAATCTGCACGTCTGCGTGGTGGAGAATCCAGCTGACGTCTAGGAGATCCACCCCTTCGAGCAACAGGCGACCTCCTTCGAGGTGAAGCCAGAGGTTTCCGATGGGGAGAAGCTGACATCATCAACAAAGAATAGTGAACACAGGCATTAATTCATGATGATTGtagagaataaataaaatgtgtAGTGACAGCAATCTTATACAAGCCATACGTTCTCTTTGCCTTTTGGGTCCATCCTTCTCAGCATCTGCACTGGCATTATCAGTTTTGGGAGCATCTCTCTTTGGAGCTGCGGCAATTGGCTTTGGGGGTGGTGAAAGCTTCTGTCGTGGAGGTAATGTGAACTTTGCCCGAACGACATTGCCATCAATTTGAGCCTGCATGGAGGCAATTTACAACATTAATAGTCATATTATGCTTTTCTTGTCACAACTACATTTAGTACCCATGTCTAGGCATGACCTACCCCATCCATGTATAGCAAGGCCTTTTCAGCATCCGCTCTAGTCTTAAACTCAACGTATCCAAATCCTTTAGGAAGATTAACCTGCTCAAGCATGCAATTACACCTTAAAAAACACATATTCTACCGATTACAGAATAAAGAAAAGCTTTTATAGACTTACAGTGCGATCCATTGCCAGCTCCACATGTACAACTTCACCGAAGTTGCCTGAATGAATGAAACATTAGTTTCCTATCAATGATCaagaaattttgcacagagttCTATTACTATTAATGGATGCTTTGGTTAACAAATCATTAAGGATTCCCTTAACAATTTTATCCAAGAAGATGCAGCAAAATACAGAAAATAACCATTAATTTCATACACTTGATAGCTGGAGTCGATCCATTCTTCACTACTAGAAGCTTTTAAATACCATTGCAA from the Populus nigra chromosome 9, ddPopNigr1.1, whole genome shotgun sequence genome contains:
- the LOC133703777 gene encoding serine/arginine-rich splicing factor SR45-like isoform X2, whose protein sequence is MAKPTRGRPASRSGSGSGSSSRSRSYSGSDSRSSSRSRSVSRSRSRSRSLSSSSSSPSRSASSGSRSPPPRKSPAEGARRGRSPPPQSKKVSPPPRKASPIRESLVLHVDSLTRNVNEGHLREIFSNFGEVVHVELAMDRTVNLPKGFGYVEFKTRADAEKALLYMDGAQIDGNVVRAKFTLPPRQKLSPPPKPIAAAPKRDAPKTDNASADAEKDGPKRQREPSPHRKPLASPRRRSPVARRGGSPRRQLDSPPRRRADSPGRRRVESPYRRGETPPRRRPASPARGRSPSSPPRRYRSPLRTSPRRMRGSPVRRRSPPPRRRTPPRRARSPPRRSPLRRRSRSPIRRPARSRSRSLSPRRGRAPVARRGRSSSYSGSPSPRKATRKISRSRSPRRPLRGRSSSNSSSSSSPPRKP
- the LOC133703777 gene encoding serine/arginine-rich splicing factor SR45-like isoform X1, which gives rise to MAKPTRGRPASRSGSGSGSSSRSRSYSGSDSRSSSRSRSVSRSRSRSRSLSSSSSSPSRSASSGSRSPPPRKRSPAEGARRGRSPPPQSKKVSPPPRKASPIRESLVLHVDSLTRNVNEGHLREIFSNFGEVVHVELAMDRTVNLPKGFGYVEFKTRADAEKALLYMDGAQIDGNVVRAKFTLPPRQKLSPPPKPIAAAPKRDAPKTDNASADAEKDGPKRQREPSPHRKPLASPRRRSPVARRGGSPRRQLDSPPRRRADSPGRRRVESPYRRGETPPRRRPASPARGRSPSSPPRRYRSPLRTSPRRMRGSPVRRRSPPPRRRTPPRRARSPPRRSPLRRRSRSPIRRPARSRSRSLSPRRGRAPVARRGRSSSYSGSPSPRKATRKISRSRSPRRPLRGRSSSNSSSSSSPPRKP